Proteins from one Ipomoea triloba cultivar NCNSP0323 chromosome 1, ASM357664v1 genomic window:
- the LOC116024960 gene encoding uncharacterized protein LOC116024960, with translation MRFAGLHFTCFSIRKRCNNLKETIASSLTCHSKRHSSYSASPLEYYHPILQSNGLQNRFKNWQHLRKGKLMASTFSQAIGFWPRRRVQLWLEKIGAIEPFSGNLATCWSNIKEEEALERYMLITGNPVSMHGFQVHHNMYPEDGWLAASPDGVIDTYAYGLPSRGVLEIKCPFFGGDMTKAWPCSRIPIYYIPQAQGLMEILDRDWMDLYIWTTKGSSLFRLHRDKEYWQALEIALSDFWWKHVQPAKELYNCSEITNPCVELKLLRPEPRHELCTYLVHESFRIVVNDSKLVMREINGKLQM, from the coding sequence ATGCGTTTTGCTGGTCTTCATTTTACATGTTTTTCGATTCGCAAGCGCTGTAACAATCTTAAGGAGACGATCGCTTCTTCACTCACATGCCACAGTAAAAGACATAGCAGCTATTCTGCTAGTCCTTTGGAGTACTATCATCCAATTCTTCAATCAAATGGTTTACAGAATCGGTTCAAGAATTGGCAACATTTGAGAAAGGGTAAACTGATGGCAAGTACTTTCAGTCAGGCTATTGGTTTTTGGCCACGCCGAAGGGTTCAACTTTGGTTAGAGAAGATTGGTGCAATTGAACCATTCTCTGGCAACTTAGCCACCTGTTGGAGCAACATCAAGGAAGAGGAAGCTCTTGAGAGATATATGCTTATTACTGGAAATCCTGTATCCATGCATGGTTTTCAGGTCCATCACAATATGTACCCAGAAGATGGCTGGCTTGCGGCTTCCCCTGATGGAGTAATCGACACCTATGCTTATGGTTTGCCTTCCCGAGGTGTTTTAGAAATCAAATGCCCATTCTTTGGAGGTGATATGACCAAGGCTTGGCCTTGTAGTAGAATTCCCATTTATTACATTCCTCAGGCACAAGGTTTGATGGAGATCTTAGATCGAGATTGGATGGACTTGTATATCTGGACTACCAAAGGAAGTAGTTTGTTTAGGTTGCATCGAGATAAAGAATATTGGCAAGCCTTGGAGATTGCACTTTCTGACTTCTGGTGGAAGCATGTGCAACCTGCTAAGGAATTGTATAATTGTTCAGAGATCACAAATCCCTGTGTTGAACTAAAATTACTTAGGCCGGAGCCTAGACATGAATTATGTACTTACCTTGTCCATGAAAGCTTCCGTATTGTGGTCAATGACTCTAAGTTGGTGATGCGTGAAATTAATGGTAAACTGCAAATGTGA